In Debaryomyces hansenii CBS767 chromosome A complete sequence, a genomic segment contains:
- a CDS encoding DEHA2D15686p (weakly similar to uniprot|Q03373 Saccharomyces cerevisiae YDR480W DIG2 Regulatory protein of unknown function pheromone-inducible involved in the regulation of mating-specific genes and the invasive growth pathway required for MAP-kinase imposed repression inhibits pheromone-responsive transcription): MSQSRIGVAPKLSLGKNDKPRPTSLELSDDKNSDLALRIVSPGLPALNEEMKSTIKLSQKIEQQQKNLIAARHSNSGSASIESGNNMAVNDSETVVVSESSSTLPDEMDKLSTPTSIKRLKRGNIPTPLKMNIGPSANPTIQSAPIRQNRVPMASRGYPKRYVPYQIQVQHQNAHPYAQAPNRRYRYMLPQPVAYTGYPGRMQGMQRVRMTPYTSTARYFPLHHPRGVASFGMAHPTAVYHKQPKNANTVTDVYHGDYTKAAPLHSQPLSSQREVFDTSDRDGDDEVDDDRMPVSEDEIKEMQEKYNNDVESTAIDIDDEQNSAFAKDEAKEQVFGSINIMNESVFNFKIFNQNLSSPDAASDYKDDLSRDKEKFLKICETSWDEFVSSRM; the protein is encoded by the coding sequence ATGTCCCAAAGTCGAATAGGAGTTGCTCCCAAATTAAGTCTTGGAAAGAATGATAAACCCAGACCTACCTCATTGGAGTTAAgtgatgataaaaattcaGACCTTGCTTTACGAATCGTGAGTCCAGGATTGCCCGCATTGAATGAAGAGATGAAGTCTACGATTAAGCTTTCccaaaaaattgaacagCAACAAAAAAATCTCATTGCAGCAAGACACTCCAATAGTGGTAGTGCAAGCATTGAGAGCGGTAACAATATGGCGGTAAACGATAGTGAAACGGTTGTGGTGAGTGAATCAAGCAGCACATTGCCAGATGAAATGGACAAGTTGTCGACACCAACCAGTATTAAGAGATTGAAGAGAGGGAATATTCCTACTCCGTTGAAGATGAACATTGGGCCGTCAGCCAACCCTACGATCCAGTCGGCACCCATAAGGCAAAATAGGGTTCCTATGGCATCCAGAGGGTATCCCAAGAGATATGTGCCCTATCAGATCCAGGTGCAGCATCAGAATGCCCATCCGTATGCCCAGGCGCCAAATAGAAGATACCGGTACATGCTTCCACAACCGGTCGCGTACACTGGATATCCTGGGAGAATGCAGGGCATGCAGAGGGTCAGAATGACTCCCTATACTAGCACGGCCCGTTATTTTCCCCTCCACCACCCGAGAGGTGTTGCTAGCTTTGGAATGGCCCATCCCACGGCCGTGTACCACAAACAACCCAAGAATGCCAATACAGTGACCGATGTCTACCACGGGGACTACACGAAAGCGGCCCCATTGCACTCACAGCCATTATCATCCCAACGCGAAGTATTTGATACGTCTGATAGGGATGGTGACGACGAAGTGGACGACGATAGAATGCCAGTGTCAGAAGacgaaattaaagaaatgCAAGAGAAGTACAACAACGATGTCGAAAGTACGGCTATCGATATCGACGATGAACAGAACTCTGCATTCGCAAAGGACGAAGCCAAGGAACAAGTTTTCGGCTCCATTAATATCATGAACGAGAGcgtattcaatttcaagatCTTTAACCAGAACCTTTCATCCCCTGATGCGGCCTCTGACTACAAGGACGATTTATCCAGGGATAAGGAAAAGTTCTTGAAGATATGCGAGACAAGCTGGGACGAGTTTGTCAGCAGTAGAATGTAA